ATATCGTTGAACATTTCATCGATCCGGATTATGGCGGTGTATACTGGACTGTGACCGCTTCCGGACAGCCCGCAGACACAAAAAAACAGACCTATGCCATCGCATTTGCCGTGTATGGCCTCAGCGAGTATTACAGAGCATCCGGCGATGAAGCAGCGAAGCAACATGCCATCGATCTTTATCGAACTATCATACAGCATGCTGCCGAGCCAGTGCATGGTGGTTACCTCGAAGCTTTTGCCCGCGACTGGTCTGATTTGCCGGACATGCGTCTCAGCGCCAAAGATGCCAATGAACGGAAAACCATGAACACGCATCTGCATGTGCTGGAAGCCTTCGCCAACCTGTACCGCATCTGGCCAGAGCCTGCACTCAAAAAACAGATCATCCAACTGATAGATATCTTTTCACATCATATCATTCATCCCTATACGCAGCATCTTCAACTCTTCTTCTCCGATGATTGGGAACCCCGTTCTACACTGATCTCTTATGGTCATGATATAGAAGCGGCCTGGCTGATCCAGGAAGCTGCAGAAGTAATCAGGGAAGACATTCTGCTCAAAGAAATAAGTACGCGCTCTGTGCAGATTGCCATCGCTGCTGCCGAAGCGTTGGACGCTGATGGTGGTCTCTGGTATGAGTTCGACCCCGCAACCAATCACTGGGCCAGGGAAAAACACTGGTGGCCGCAGGCCGAAGCCATGGTGGGATTCTTCAATGCCTGGCAAATCACGCATGATGAAAATTTTCTAAAAAACGCTATTGGTTCCTGGAAGTTTATTCAAGAATTTCTAATTGATTCCCATAAAGGCGAATGGATTTGGGGCGTGTATGAAAATTACCATATCATTGCGCAGGAAGATAAGGCAGGTCTCTGGAAATGCCCTTATCATAACGGCCGTGCATGTTTGGAGATCATGCGCCGGATTCAATGAAAACCGGGCTTCGCCCCCACCCTGAAACAGTCATGAAATATTTGAAGAGCCTCTATGTCCAGGTAATCATTGGAATGATCCTGGGAGTACTTGTTGGTTGGAAATTCCCTGCATTCCAGGATAGTGCCAAACTGATCAGTGAAACTTTCATCAACATGATCAAGATGGTGATTGCCCCTGTTATCTTTTTCAC
This portion of the Pseudobacter ginsenosidimutans genome encodes:
- a CDS encoding AGE family epimerase/isomerase; the encoded protein is MLSLAQFKEEVTKELYSILDYWMLHVVDHQQGGFYGKIDHDDTVFPEALKGSVLNSRICWSFAAAYNQTQKTQYLRIAERAYEYIVEHFIDPDYGGVYWTVTASGQPADTKKQTYAIAFAVYGLSEYYRASGDEAAKQHAIDLYRTIIQHAAEPVHGGYLEAFARDWSDLPDMRLSAKDANERKTMNTHLHVLEAFANLYRIWPEPALKKQIIQLIDIFSHHIIHPYTQHLQLFFSDDWEPRSTLISYGHDIEAAWLIQEAAEVIREDILLKEISTRSVQIAIAAAEALDADGGLWYEFDPATNHWAREKHWWPQAEAMVGFFNAWQITHDENFLKNAIGSWKFIQEFLIDSHKGEWIWGVYENYHIIAQEDKAGLWKCPYHNGRACLEIMRRIQ